Genomic window (Chloroflexaceae bacterium):
CCGGCGATAAGGCGCTGCACCTCGTCCTGACCGCGGCCACAGAATGAGCAGACGTAGGCGCCACGACCACTATTGCGCGAACGCGTCATTGGAGTATCTCCGATGGTCGAGAGCCGGGGCGAAGGCCCGTGCTTGCGAGCGAGGCCCCGGCTCCACGAGCCTGCTGTTACTTCTTCTCGGCCATTTCCTCAGGCATCAGGATCTCGTCAATGATACCGTATTCTTTGGCCTGGATCGGCGTCATAAAGGCGTCGCGGTCGAAGTCGCGGGCGATCTTCTCCACAGGTTGCCCGGTGTCACGGGCCAGCAGTTCGCGCCCCAGGTTCTGGAGCCGGAGCAATTCGCGGGCCTGAATCTCGACGTCAGGGCCGGAGCCGCGGAAGCCGCCGAGGGCCGGATGCATATGGATCGTCGAGTTGGGCAGGCTGAAACGCTTCCCTTTCTCTCCACCGGCGAGAATGATCGTCGCCATGCTCGCGGCCATGCCCAGGCATACTGTGGCCACGTGGGGGCGGATATGGTGCATCGTATCGTAGATCGCCAGCCCCGCGGTGACCGACCCGCCTGGACTGTTGATATAGAGCCAGATGTCGCGGTCCGGGTCCTCACTGGCCAGGAACAGCAACTGCGCGACGACAAGGTTGGCAATCTGGTCGTCAATAGGGGTGCCCAGGATGACGATGCGCTCCTTGAGGAGGCGCGAATAAATATCAAAGGCGCGCTCGCCACGACTGGTGCTTTCCACCACCATGGGGATTAAACTCTCAGGCCGGGGAAGCTCCCAGGATGGACCCTTTGGAGAAATCCAGTTCATCGTTTCCTCATCTATCTAGCATCAACGTTGTATTATGTAATATTATACAGCAGTCAGACGTTCCCGCGCAGGCGCACAAGCTCGGAGTTGATTGCAGGGTCGCACGCAGTTGCGGAGTTGGCAATGACTATATTGCCTTCCGAGGCGGTTGTTCGCCGGTTCTGGCGCCGTAGCCGCCGGAACCGGCGAGCAGGGGATCGAGGCTTACGCCAGAAAGGCGCTAATCAGTCGCAGATAGAACCTCTCCTCTGAAAGAGCCGTCTCGCCGTCCCCTCTCCCTGCCCTGCAATTCGACGCCAGCGGCCCATCATTCCGCGGACCTTACAGACCCCGACGCTGGCGACTCGGCGGCCACGGGCGCTTCAGTGGCGACAGCCTCCGCCGCCGCCGGCTCAGACGACTCGCCCGCCGCTGCCGGGGCCACGGGTGTGGCTGGCGCTTCCGGCGCGGGCGCTGTACCAGTCGCAATGGCCACCAGGCGCTCGCGCAGCTTGCGATCAAGCACCAGGCCGGCAATCTCGCGTTGCAAACTCGAGCGCATCAACTTTGCAACGTTTTCGCGCTGATCTTCGGCATACTCCAGGGCCATGCGCTCGATCTCGCTCTCAATCTCGGCGTCGGAAACCACCAGCCCTTCGCGATGCAGCACTTCGCGCGCGGCGAGATTGAGCTGCAACTGGCGTTCGGCCTGCGGCAGTAACGCCTCAACGGCCTGGTCACGCGTCTGGCCGCGATACTCCAGCACCTGCTCCAGGGTGACGCCGTAGCGCGCGTACTGCCGCCCTTCCCGTTCGAGCATTTCCTCGGCCTGGTCACGGATCATAACTTCGGGGATATCGAAGCTGGTCTGAGCAACCAGGTGTTCAAGATAGGCGTTCAGCACTTTCTGTTCGGCCTGGGTGCGGGCAGTTTCTTCGAGTTCAGCGCGGGTTCTGGCACGCAATTCTTCCAGCGTGCCGTCGAAGTTTTCGAGCGTGGGCAATTCTTCCCAATCGGGCAGCAGGCGTTCCTGGATCTGCAGGATTTCGACCTTGAAGGTCACTTCCTTGCCGCGCACCCGCTCGTTCGGGTGATCATCGGGCAGCCGGGCGGTTATTTCCTTCGTCTCGCCAACGTTCATCCCCAGGAGGCCAGCGTACAACTCCTCCACCAGCCGGCCCCTGACCACATCGAGTGTCTCCTCGGGGGCCGCTTCCCCTTCCGCGCGCTCGACCAGCGGCGCGCCATCAATGATCGTGTCCAGGCGCACGCGGATCTCGTCGCCCTCCTGTACCGGGCGGGGACTATCGAGTTCTTTCAGCACCTTGTGGCGCTCGCGGATCATCTCCATGGCCCGATCCACCGTCTCCTCGGCGATGGGCTCAATCTCCAGAGGAACGCGGATGGCGCGGTAGTCCCCCACGTCCACGGTGGGCGCCACGGGCACGTGCACCGTAAAAATGAAAGGATCGGAGGAGGAAATCTCCTTGAGGCTGGGTGGACCGACAGGCTCAATGTTCTCCTGCTTGAGCGCCTCGCGGAAGGCTTTGTTGATCAGGTCCTCTGACGCCTCTTCAATCAGCATCTGGCGCCCGAAGGTCCGCTCAATAATGAAACGGGGCACCTTGCCCGGACGGAAGCCGTGCACCGGGTACTTCTGCGACAGGCGCCGCGCGGCCTGGTCAAGGCCACGTTCCAGACGATCCTTGTCAAGCTCAATCTGCAATGCTATCAGGCTCCTGGGGAGCTTCTCCGTGGTGATCTTCACACTCAAGGTCTCCTGAAGCGGAGCCACGCTAAAGCGTGGCTCCACAATCCATCTGTGCCTCCCATTGCCGCGGGCGTGGCTCCGCAATCCATCTGTGCCTCTCATTGCCGCGGGCGATCCTCCGGCTCATTATAGCACGAGGCGTCTGAGGTGAAAACGGGGGAAGTCAGTTTCCCCGGAGCCGGAGCGATCTCCGCCTCCGATGGCGGGGTCCGGAGCGCCTCCGCCGTC
Coding sequences:
- the tig gene encoding trigger factor; translation: MKITTEKLPRSLIALQIELDKDRLERGLDQAARRLSQKYPVHGFRPGKVPRFIIERTFGRQMLIEEASEDLINKAFREALKQENIEPVGPPSLKEISSSDPFIFTVHVPVAPTVDVGDYRAIRVPLEIEPIAEETVDRAMEMIRERHKVLKELDSPRPVQEGDEIRVRLDTIIDGAPLVERAEGEAAPEETLDVVRGRLVEELYAGLLGMNVGETKEITARLPDDHPNERVRGKEVTFKVEILQIQERLLPDWEELPTLENFDGTLEELRARTRAELEETARTQAEQKVLNAYLEHLVAQTSFDIPEVMIRDQAEEMLEREGRQYARYGVTLEQVLEYRGQTRDQAVEALLPQAERQLQLNLAAREVLHREGLVVSDAEIESEIERMALEYAEDQRENVAKLMRSSLQREIAGLVLDRKLRERLVAIATGTAPAPEAPATPVAPAAAGESSEPAAAEAVATEAPVAAESPASGSVRSAE
- a CDS encoding ATP-dependent Clp protease proteolytic subunit is translated as MNWISPKGPSWELPRPESLIPMVVESTSRGERAFDIYSRLLKERIVILGTPIDDQIANLVVAQLLFLASEDPDRDIWLYINSPGGSVTAGLAIYDTMHHIRPHVATVCLGMAASMATIILAGGEKGKRFSLPNSTIHMHPALGGFRGSGPDVEIQARELLRLQNLGRELLARDTGQPVEKIARDFDRDAFMTPIQAKEYGIIDEILMPEEMAEKK